In the genome of Hyphomonas sp. Mor2, one region contains:
- a CDS encoding CarD family transcriptional regulator, protein MATADTLDFAEGQKIVYPAHGVGTVTAIEQQQVAGMTLEVYVVSFDQDKMILRVPTNRAIASGMRALAGSKLVDDALKTLGGKARIKRTMWSRRAQEYEAKINSGDLISIAEVVRDLHRMEDQPEQSYSERQLYESALDRMARELAAVESIDHSSAMDRLAESLAKKKAA, encoded by the coding sequence ATGGCAACAGCAGATACACTGGATTTCGCAGAAGGTCAGAAAATCGTCTATCCTGCCCACGGCGTTGGCACGGTCACGGCGATTGAGCAGCAGCAAGTCGCTGGCATGACCCTGGAAGTCTATGTTGTCTCATTCGATCAGGACAAGATGATCCTGCGGGTCCCAACCAATCGGGCGATTGCGTCCGGTATGCGGGCACTGGCAGGGTCGAAACTGGTCGACGACGCCCTGAAAACACTTGGCGGCAAGGCTCGGATCAAGCGCACCATGTGGTCGCGCCGGGCCCAGGAATATGAAGCCAAGATCAATTCTGGCGACCTGATCTCCATCGCCGAAGTCGTCCGCGACCTGCACCGTATGGAAGACCAGCCGGAGCAGTCTTACTCCGAGCGTCAGCTCTATGAGAGTGCCCTGGACCGCATGGCTCGGGAGCTGGCCGCGGTCGAAAGCATCGACCACAGCTCGGCCATGGATCGCCTGGCTGAATCTCTGGCCAAGAAGAAAGCCGCCTGA
- a CDS encoding stimulus-sensing domain-containing protein: MASATSGRKARGWGGRLLGSRIARLIFASNLAGLIILIIGAMVLNEMRASFVVSKKQDLVGQAQLLSNLIGDDAAYGEPQPILDDALAKDVLASLSLPQTLRGKIYNTDGELVGDSYFLSDRVIVENLPPLQDPDQLTVWSKGLSEWAVSVLSSFRPSEGEDAVRTLTFEEEFAEALIGNEAASQRFNDRGQRIISVSLPIQHVSAVVGVLTVESNDIDAIIRAERAALVPFIAVAILVALVTSALLTIGIANPLRKLASEADRIRSGTSNKLDLPKITKRHDEIGHLAQSVEAMTAALFERITANESFAADVAHELKNPLTSIRSAVETAEMVQDDPEKREKLRKVIAQDVQRLDRLITDISNASRLEAEMTRIPTEQLDISRFVRDIVRTYDGLEHQRNVKVVFNDATMDAGLTVRGREGPLGQVLRNLIDNARSFSPEGDEVQVTLRQSRQGPQTTACILVEDNGPGIPEDKLEKIFERFYTDRPAGSAFGNNSGLGLSIVAQIVETHMGTVVAANRETGGARFTIELPAI, from the coding sequence ATGGCTTCGGCAACATCAGGACGAAAAGCACGCGGGTGGGGCGGGCGATTGCTCGGCTCACGCATCGCGCGGCTGATCTTTGCGTCCAACCTGGCCGGACTGATTATCCTGATCATCGGCGCCATGGTGCTGAACGAAATGCGCGCCAGTTTTGTTGTTTCCAAGAAGCAGGACCTGGTCGGACAGGCGCAGCTTCTGTCCAACCTGATTGGCGATGATGCAGCCTATGGCGAGCCGCAGCCAATCCTGGACGATGCCCTGGCCAAGGATGTGCTGGCCTCGCTGTCGCTGCCGCAGACACTGCGGGGCAAGATTTACAACACCGATGGCGAACTGGTCGGCGACAGCTATTTCCTGTCGGATCGGGTGATTGTTGAAAATCTGCCGCCATTGCAGGACCCGGATCAGTTGACGGTCTGGAGCAAGGGGCTGTCGGAATGGGCGGTCTCGGTGCTCAGCTCGTTTCGCCCCTCCGAGGGCGAGGACGCCGTCCGGACGCTGACCTTTGAGGAAGAATTCGCGGAAGCCCTGATCGGCAATGAAGCTGCCAGTCAGCGATTCAATGATCGCGGCCAGCGGATTATCTCGGTCTCCTTGCCGATCCAGCATGTCTCGGCCGTGGTGGGTGTCCTGACCGTCGAGTCGAATGATATCGACGCCATTATTCGGGCCGAACGCGCGGCACTGGTGCCATTCATTGCCGTCGCCATTCTGGTGGCGCTGGTCACATCTGCGCTGCTAACCATTGGCATCGCCAACCCGCTGCGCAAACTGGCCAGCGAAGCCGATCGCATTCGCAGCGGCACCAGCAACAAGCTGGACCTGCCTAAAATCACCAAGCGGCACGATGAAATTGGCCATCTCGCCCAGTCTGTCGAGGCGATGACGGCCGCCCTGTTCGAACGGATCACAGCGAACGAGTCATTTGCAGCCGATGTCGCACATGAGCTGAAAAATCCCCTGACCTCGATCCGGTCCGCCGTCGAAACCGCCGAAATGGTCCAGGACGACCCGGAAAAACGGGAAAAACTGCGCAAGGTCATCGCACAGGACGTGCAGCGCCTCGATCGCTTAATCACGGATATCTCGAACGCGTCGCGCCTTGAGGCGGAAATGACGCGGATCCCGACGGAGCAGCTGGATATCTCTCGCTTTGTCCGCGACATCGTCCGCACCTATGACGGGCTCGAGCATCAGCGCAACGTCAAGGTCGTGTTCAATGATGCGACCATGGATGCAGGTCTGACCGTGCGCGGGCGCGAGGGGCCGCTCGGCCAGGTCTTGCGCAATCTGATCGACAATGCCCGTTCCTTCTCGCCGGAAGGCGACGAAGTTCAGGTCACGCTCCGGCAAAGCCGCCAGGGGCCTCAAACGACAGCTTGCATTCTGGTCGAGGATAATGGACCCGGCATCCCGGAGGACAAGCTGGAGAAGATCTTCGAGCGGTTTTACACGGACCGCCCGGCGGGCTCCGCCTTCGGCAACAATTCCGGCCTCGGCCTGTCCATCGTTGCCCAGATCGTCGAAACCCATATGGGCACTGTGGTCGCTGCAAATCGCGAGACTGGCGGCGCGCGATTCACCATTGAATTGCCCGCCATATAA
- a CDS encoding peptidylprolyl isomerase, with protein sequence MADAENTILMETSKGTVTIELRPDLAPGHCDRIRELAREGFYDGIVFHRVIDGFMAQVGCPNGTGMGGSDKPNLQAEFNDEPHVRGICSMARTNQPHSANSQFFICFDDARFLDNQYTVWGQVTEGMDAIDALAKGEPPREPDSIVSMKVAADS encoded by the coding sequence ATGGCTGATGCCGAAAACACAATCCTGATGGAAACCAGCAAGGGCACTGTGACCATTGAACTGCGCCCGGATCTCGCCCCGGGGCATTGCGACCGAATTCGCGAGCTCGCGCGCGAGGGCTTTTATGACGGTATCGTCTTTCACCGCGTGATCGATGGCTTCATGGCGCAGGTCGGGTGCCCGAACGGTACCGGCATGGGCGGCTCCGACAAGCCAAACCTGCAGGCCGAGTTCAATGACGAACCACATGTGCGCGGCATTTGCTCCATGGCCCGCACCAACCAGCCCCACAGCGCCAATAGCCAGTTCTTTATCTGCTTTGACGATGCGCGTTTCCTCGACAATCAGTACACGGTCTGGGGTCAGGTGACGGAAGGCATGGACGCGATTGACGCGCTGGCCAAGGGCGAGCCGCCGCGTGAGCCGGATTCCATTGTCTCTATGAAAGTCGCTGCAGACAGCTAA
- a CDS encoding polysaccharide biosynthesis/export family protein produces the protein MTRLLFLAATTMWMSACQAVVPALPEASVPVERPIEPADPIVSSTYLLAPGDQLEIIVHTAPELSRTVTIAPDGEIRIPYSGPIAASGKSLETVQQRLREALASELRNPDIDVLLVATAATECGTCNAQNGSFNPRP, from the coding sequence ATGACTCGCCTGCTTTTCCTTGCCGCGACCACGATGTGGATGAGCGCGTGTCAGGCGGTCGTTCCGGCGCTGCCCGAGGCATCCGTACCGGTTGAGCGACCCATCGAGCCCGCCGACCCGATTGTCAGCTCTACCTATCTCCTGGCCCCCGGGGATCAGCTGGAAATCATCGTCCACACTGCGCCGGAGCTGTCTCGGACGGTGACCATCGCGCCGGATGGCGAGATTCGCATCCCTTATTCAGGTCCGATCGCAGCGTCCGGCAAATCCCTTGAAACGGTGCAGCAGCGTCTGCGCGAGGCCCTGGCCAGCGAGCTTCGAAATCCGGACATTGATGTCCTGCTTGTCGCGACAGCGGCGACCGAGTGCGGCACCTGCAACGCGCAGAACGGGTCTTTCAACCCGCGGCCTTAG
- a CDS encoding Wzz/FepE/Etk N-terminal domain-containing protein: MTDIADRRPMGVAGADAGHVPVRPRLSMVDFLVRLWRSKWWMILVGLPILAFGLFIAFQTPPQYESRSALYVTAGEEVRPAGVSGLGIQEQVQGEAQILRTRLVAERTLSRFPLSRVFPDLSAAQDRAMRAAPSSQRAAIENLYFQRGVDAFRQTFSVEVAPRSNIIRLAVRHDDPGTSVELLNAAMAVYLQRRAELFGNRPLSPSDAARKQAEGALLKAEDAIRDFLATHSIRDFAGEQATAQGLHAVISGELGTAQARQKAVSAELARTQRQLAGTTAQQDLLVEDTGAVRLRELENERNEALAIYTEESRRVQEIDRQIADLQAAREVGEGPAETVRRGPNPTYQALEISRNRLEAERDSLAQKVAELSRQLQAVEDKLDRFTRLAPEWTRLQRDRDLIETKLRDLLALAPDDSVSSNLPVPSADSVKITEPATVPTQDRSLKWQIAMLTVFLAALIALMVGAVRTLSMRGFPSASALRRTTGLPVLATVGRA; this comes from the coding sequence ATGACCGACATCGCTGACCGGAGACCCATGGGGGTCGCTGGGGCGGACGCGGGCCATGTGCCGGTCCGGCCACGGCTCAGCATGGTCGATTTTCTGGTCCGGTTATGGCGATCCAAATGGTGGATGATCCTGGTCGGGCTCCCGATCCTCGCTTTCGGCTTGTTCATCGCGTTTCAGACGCCGCCGCAATACGAGTCTCGCTCCGCCCTCTATGTGACCGCTGGGGAAGAAGTGCGCCCGGCCGGGGTCTCGGGGCTTGGCATTCAGGAACAGGTCCAGGGCGAGGCGCAAATTCTGCGCACCCGATTGGTCGCCGAACGGACCCTGTCACGGTTTCCGCTCTCACGCGTCTTTCCGGATCTGAGCGCGGCGCAGGACCGGGCGATGCGTGCCGCGCCCTCCAGTCAGAGGGCGGCGATTGAGAACCTGTACTTCCAACGCGGTGTCGATGCCTTCCGCCAGACCTTCTCGGTCGAGGTCGCGCCGAGATCGAACATTATCCGCCTGGCCGTTCGCCATGATGATCCCGGCACCTCGGTGGAACTCCTGAACGCGGCCATGGCGGTCTATCTCCAGCGCCGCGCGGAACTGTTCGGCAATCGGCCCCTCAGCCCGTCCGACGCGGCGCGTAAGCAGGCCGAAGGGGCGCTTCTGAAAGCCGAAGATGCCATTCGTGATTTTCTCGCCACCCACTCGATCCGGGATTTTGCCGGTGAGCAGGCCACCGCGCAGGGTCTGCATGCGGTGATTTCCGGGGAGCTGGGAACGGCTCAGGCGCGCCAGAAAGCGGTCAGCGCGGAACTCGCGCGGACCCAGCGCCAATTGGCGGGCACCACCGCTCAGCAAGATCTGTTGGTCGAGGATACCGGTGCTGTGCGCCTGCGCGAGCTGGAAAATGAACGCAATGAGGCGCTTGCGATCTACACAGAGGAGAGTCGCCGCGTACAGGAAATTGATCGCCAGATTGCCGACCTTCAGGCCGCGCGCGAGGTGGGCGAAGGGCCGGCAGAGACGGTACGACGCGGGCCTAACCCCACCTATCAGGCCCTTGAAATCTCCAGGAACCGTCTCGAAGCCGAACGCGATTCCCTGGCCCAGAAAGTTGCTGAGTTGTCGCGCCAGTTACAGGCCGTGGAAGATAAGCTTGATCGGTTTACGCGCCTGGCTCCGGAATGGACACGGCTTCAGCGCGATCGCGACCTGATTGAAACGAAGCTTCGAGACCTTCTGGCACTGGCGCCTGATGACAGCGTGTCGAGCAATCTGCCTGTCCCATCGGCGGACAGCGTCAAGATCACCGAACCGGCAACCGTACCGACGCAGGATCGCAGCCTGAAATGGCAGATCGCAATGTTGACCGTATTCCTGGCCGCCCTGATCGCGCTGATGGTCGGCGCGGTTCGGACCCTGTCGATGCGCGGATTCCCGTCCGCCAGCGCGCTGCGCCGAACCACGGGATTGCCCGTTCTGGCCACGGTCGGCCGCGCCTAA
- a CDS encoding DUF3137 domain-containing protein → MSDPLMDAIFSGIISQRPEYKNAMKTWSETLQPALATREAERKAAISKARNRTIGTALIVGAFALIAMFATRGGGAMFILFAAIAITAVASGASWIPLFAMKSHTKQLVVGSAAEAFGFSYDTLHPNIDGVADWKSAGAWIKAQSGNQAAAKFFGGGSDDPTPTPAFDVLKKARLLPSYDSRKFEDLIEGDRAETHFSLVECKLTEQRGSGKNRRTVTTFQGLLFHIEYPERFLGRTLIARQGWWKGIFGDKELQKVDLVAKELEDNFTIYSNDQVEARALLTPDRMERLIALERHFKGGKLRGIFEGDHLTLALEADDQFEAGSIWKPLVDPERYVSALTEIGLVCDVIDGFLTREWVKDKL, encoded by the coding sequence ATGTCAGATCCGCTGATGGACGCCATTTTTTCGGGAATCATATCGCAACGCCCGGAATACAAGAATGCGATGAAAACCTGGTCGGAAACGCTCCAGCCAGCCCTGGCCACGCGTGAAGCAGAACGCAAGGCAGCGATCTCGAAAGCTCGCAATCGCACGATCGGGACCGCCCTGATTGTCGGAGCGTTCGCCCTGATCGCGATGTTTGCGACCCGAGGGGGCGGCGCCATGTTCATCCTGTTCGCCGCTATCGCCATCACCGCGGTTGCCAGCGGGGCGTCCTGGATTCCGCTCTTCGCGATGAAATCTCACACCAAGCAATTGGTCGTTGGATCTGCCGCAGAAGCTTTTGGATTCTCTTACGACACATTGCATCCGAACATTGACGGGGTTGCCGACTGGAAGAGTGCAGGGGCCTGGATCAAGGCGCAATCAGGCAACCAGGCTGCAGCAAAATTCTTTGGCGGCGGCAGCGATGATCCCACCCCGACGCCGGCCTTCGATGTCCTCAAGAAGGCGCGTCTCTTGCCCAGCTATGACAGCCGCAAATTTGAGGACCTGATCGAAGGCGATCGCGCCGAAACGCATTTCTCGCTGGTCGAGTGCAAGCTGACCGAGCAGCGGGGCTCCGGCAAGAACCGGCGCACTGTCACCACGTTTCAGGGCCTGCTCTTCCACATCGAATATCCGGAACGGTTTCTTGGCCGCACGCTGATTGCCCGACAGGGCTGGTGGAAGGGGATATTTGGCGACAAGGAATTGCAAAAGGTCGACCTGGTGGCGAAAGAGCTGGAAGACAATTTCACCATCTATTCAAACGATCAGGTCGAAGCGCGGGCCTTGCTGACGCCGGATCGCATGGAACGCCTGATCGCACTGGAGCGGCACTTCAAAGGCGGCAAACTGCGGGGCATTTTCGAAGGCGACCATCTGACCTTGGCGCTCGAAGCGGATGACCAGTTTGAAGCTGGCTCGATCTGGAAGCCGCTGGTCGATCCGGAACGCTATGTTAGCGCGCTGACCGAGATTGGTCTTGTCTGTGATGTGATTGATGGGTTCCTGACGCGCGAATGGGTCAAGGACAAGCTCTAG
- a CDS encoding MarR family winged helix-turn-helix transcriptional regulator yields the protein MSDSPALKLDGFLPYRLSVLSNAVSRKIAGIYEREFELSVWQWRIIAVLGEHKDLTSTEVAQRTLMDKPTVSRAAASLIERGILERHIDADDRRRAPMQLTEEGQAIYAAVIPRALESERELLDALTEEEAATLHALLSRLSTVVSPDSPLWGEG from the coding sequence ATGTCAGACAGCCCAGCGCTCAAACTGGATGGATTCCTGCCTTATCGTCTCTCGGTTCTATCAAATGCGGTGTCACGGAAGATTGCCGGAATTTATGAGCGCGAGTTCGAATTGTCGGTCTGGCAATGGCGAATCATCGCAGTTCTGGGAGAGCACAAGGATCTGACCAGTACCGAGGTCGCGCAGCGCACCTTGATGGACAAGCCGACCGTTAGTCGTGCGGCTGCCAGCCTGATCGAGCGCGGCATTCTGGAACGTCATATCGATGCTGACGATCGCCGCCGTGCCCCTATGCAGCTGACCGAAGAAGGGCAGGCCATCTATGCCGCGGTGATCCCGCGTGCCCTGGAGAGCGAACGCGAGCTGCTGGATGCTCTGACCGAAGAAGAAGCGGCGACGCTGCACGCCCTGCTCAGCCGCTTGTCGACGGTGGTGTCGCCCGATAGCCCGCTTTGGGGTGAAGGCTAG
- a CDS encoding helix-turn-helix domain-containing protein codes for MEICSDEYVAEAAPFFACSPISTDTNSGLNAVDLWQTPLCLLVEAESNPFVRSRTQPETQNTGHLIEVTRYLKGSEQGTQADAIIDRIPGPIYILDMGQRIQTVTSQVKLQQAFLPKALLGWAPDDRTVETAIEPTHPKGVLLHQCMDEIYGALRNQSGGVSEALFERFVALLKVNMGIHPQREDVRRSLRQTIFEQICAYIEENLSVPDLTTGVLLQRFGVSRASLYRMFESHGGVRTYIMQRRVARAVLELEQDSASSGRIRRAAERWGFSSQPNFNRKIRSQYGTNPGNLFTVSRQRGVPSEIAGRTLNSFAARTAVAA; via the coding sequence TTGGAAATTTGCTCTGATGAATATGTCGCAGAAGCGGCACCGTTCTTTGCCTGCTCACCGATTTCCACGGATACCAATTCTGGCTTGAACGCAGTGGATCTCTGGCAAACCCCTCTTTGTCTTCTGGTGGAGGCCGAGAGCAATCCATTCGTGCGGTCCAGAACACAGCCCGAAACCCAAAATACGGGTCATCTCATTGAAGTTACGAGATACTTGAAAGGGTCAGAGCAAGGGACACAGGCGGATGCAATTATCGATCGTATCCCGGGTCCAATCTACATCCTGGACATGGGGCAACGGATCCAGACGGTGACGAGTCAGGTTAAGTTGCAGCAGGCTTTTTTGCCAAAAGCGCTACTCGGATGGGCGCCCGATGACCGGACCGTCGAGACCGCCATAGAGCCGACACATCCAAAAGGCGTCCTGCTCCATCAATGCATGGATGAAATCTATGGCGCCCTCCGAAATCAGTCAGGTGGCGTCTCTGAGGCGCTGTTCGAGCGCTTCGTGGCGCTGTTGAAGGTCAATATGGGCATTCATCCGCAACGTGAGGATGTCAGACGCTCGTTGCGACAAACCATTTTCGAGCAGATTTGCGCTTACATCGAAGAAAATCTGAGCGTTCCGGACTTAACCACAGGCGTGCTTTTGCAGCGGTTCGGTGTTTCGCGCGCGTCTCTGTACAGAATGTTCGAGTCCCATGGCGGTGTGCGAACGTACATCATGCAGCGACGGGTCGCGCGCGCGGTTCTTGAACTCGAACAGGACTCGGCGTCATCGGGCCGGATTCGGAGAGCGGCTGAACGTTGGGGGTTCTCCTCGCAACCGAACTTCAATCGAAAGATTCGAAGCCAGTATGGAACGAATCCGGGAAATCTATTCACTGTCTCCAGGCAAAGAGGCGTGCCATCGGAGATTGCAGGGCGCACCCTGAACAGTTTCGCCGCCCGGACGGCCGTCGCCGCCTAA
- a CDS encoding Hsp33 family molecular chaperone HslO: MTPTNVPLEDFVAGFSPQGLPVRGRVIRLSEQTISPILKRHAYPDHLAEILGEAVMLSALVGSGMKFQGKVMAQAEGDGPVSMLVGEYTKAGGLRGYTRHEPERWAWLNKVNKGDKPHMPQLFGATGRLGLIIVYDNKDMKPYQGIVPLAKGSLAECAQDYFRRSEQVDTLLRLAVHKDDAGNWRAGGMMIQKIAGDDARGDTEEGWREAEALFSTLTDEELTDPALPAPDLVYRLFHEGGVAMDSDAQALDDVCTCSRERLVGTLQGMADESLREMVEPDGTLKVDCQFCSRSYTIPIEEVTSAAN, from the coding sequence ATGACGCCGACCAATGTGCCTCTGGAAGACTTTGTCGCCGGGTTCAGCCCGCAGGGCTTGCCTGTGCGCGGACGCGTGATCCGTCTGTCCGAGCAGACGATTTCTCCAATCCTGAAACGCCACGCCTATCCCGATCACCTGGCTGAAATTCTCGGCGAGGCCGTGATGCTGTCGGCGCTGGTCGGCTCCGGCATGAAATTCCAAGGCAAGGTGATGGCTCAAGCCGAAGGGGATGGGCCGGTCTCGATGCTGGTGGGTGAGTATACCAAGGCTGGCGGCCTGCGCGGCTATACAAGGCACGAGCCAGAGCGCTGGGCCTGGCTGAACAAGGTCAATAAGGGCGACAAGCCCCACATGCCGCAGCTGTTCGGGGCCACCGGACGGCTCGGCCTGATCATCGTCTACGACAATAAGGACATGAAGCCCTATCAGGGCATCGTCCCGCTGGCCAAGGGCTCGCTGGCCGAATGCGCGCAGGATTATTTCCGGCGCTCGGAACAGGTCGATACCTTGCTGCGCCTCGCTGTGCACAAGGACGATGCCGGTAATTGGCGCGCCGGGGGCATGATGATCCAGAAGATTGCTGGCGACGATGCACGCGGCGATACGGAGGAAGGCTGGCGCGAAGCTGAGGCTTTGTTCTCGACGCTTACCGATGAAGAGCTGACCGATCCTGCATTACCGGCGCCCGACCTGGTCTATCGTCTGTTCCATGAAGGCGGCGTGGCCATGGATAGCGACGCTCAGGCTCTGGACGATGTCTGCACTTGCAGCCGCGAACGCCTCGTCGGCACGCTGCAGGGCATGGCGGATGAGAGTCTGCGCGAAATGGTTGAGCCGGATGGCACGCTCAAAGTGGACTGCCAGTTCTGCTCCCGCAGCTACACGATCCCGATCGAGGAAGTGACCAGCGCCGCCAATTAG
- a CDS encoding alpha/beta hydrolase yields the protein MTAPNRQDRFSSQRLRLAYAEWGDPGAPPLLLVHGGRDQKRSWDAVAGRLSKTYRVIAHDLRGHGESDWVSDGDYGVMDHVFDLASLVDHLDLGRFTLIGHSLGGNITLRYAGLFPDQIEKLVAIEGLGPSPKMLAERDAQPVTERLVNWIEQRRQLSGRDARVMADLETAKARMKAAFSHLPDAMIHHLTATGIKHNADGSVSWAYDPAGMGRSPSDISHADFVHLWTQITCPTWLVYGADSWASNPAEDGRAEPFQNATVSLIQKAGHWLHHDQFEDFMSQLEGFLGTS from the coding sequence ATGACTGCTCCGAACCGACAAGATCGCTTTTCGTCTCAACGCCTTCGCCTGGCTTATGCAGAATGGGGCGACCCAGGCGCGCCGCCGCTGCTTCTGGTGCATGGCGGCCGCGATCAGAAGCGCAGCTGGGACGCCGTTGCGGGACGGCTCAGCAAGACCTATCGCGTCATCGCGCATGACTTGCGCGGTCATGGCGAAAGTGATTGGGTCAGCGATGGTGATTATGGCGTCATGGATCACGTGTTCGACCTGGCCAGCCTGGTCGACCATCTGGACCTCGGCCGGTTCACGCTCATCGGGCATTCGCTGGGCGGCAATATCACGCTTCGATATGCGGGTCTGTTCCCGGACCAGATCGAGAAACTGGTCGCGATCGAAGGTCTTGGACCCTCGCCGAAAATGTTGGCTGAACGCGACGCGCAACCGGTGACCGAGCGCCTGGTCAACTGGATTGAACAACGTCGCCAGCTCTCAGGCCGCGATGCGCGAGTGATGGCGGATCTGGAGACAGCGAAAGCCCGGATGAAGGCGGCTTTTTCGCATTTGCCGGACGCGATGATCCATCACCTGACAGCGACCGGCATCAAGCACAATGCCGATGGCAGCGTCAGCTGGGCCTATGATCCGGCCGGTATGGGACGCTCGCCGTCGGATATTTCGCATGCCGATTTTGTCCATCTCTGGACACAGATTACCTGTCCGACCTGGCTGGTCTACGGCGCTGACAGCTGGGCATCAAACCCGGCCGAGGATGGCCGGGCAGAGCCCTTCCAGAACGCCACGGTCAGCCTGATTCAGAAGGCGGGTCACTGGCTTCACCATGATCAGTTTGAGGATTTCATGTCCCAGCTTGAAGGCTTTCTTGGCACCAGCTGA
- a CDS encoding type I pantothenate kinase gives MATPDYPMTVGIDAVADRIREIKSGRPDMVIALTGSVASGKSTLARHLEQSLEPALAVDTVSTDGFLFPTDYLREQGLFQRKGFPETYDRTAMRAAIESVRRGPTDFPGYSHITFDPDPALTRTIEDPDILILEGLGFEPRSGPSAAPHEPDLLIYLDAELAHIEAWFLERFLRFWHAAEHDPTSFYAQFRHMSEDELIAFAKTVWAGINLPNLENHILPLRAQADLVVRKDEAHAVKIAADRWGGA, from the coding sequence TTGGCGACACCAGACTATCCGATGACGGTGGGCATTGACGCCGTCGCCGATCGTATTCGCGAGATCAAGTCGGGACGGCCGGATATGGTCATTGCGCTGACCGGATCGGTGGCGTCGGGAAAGAGCACATTGGCGCGCCATCTGGAGCAATCGCTGGAGCCCGCCCTGGCGGTCGACACCGTGTCGACGGACGGGTTCCTGTTTCCGACTGATTATCTGCGCGAACAGGGCCTGTTTCAGCGCAAGGGCTTTCCGGAGACCTATGACCGCACCGCGATGCGCGCGGCGATTGAATCCGTGCGCCGCGGGCCGACGGATTTTCCCGGATACAGTCACATCACGTTCGATCCGGACCCGGCTTTGACCCGAACCATAGAGGATCCGGATATTCTCATTCTGGAAGGCCTGGGCTTTGAACCGCGGTCCGGCCCCTCAGCTGCGCCGCATGAGCCGGATCTGCTCATCTATCTCGATGCCGAGCTGGCCCATATCGAAGCCTGGTTTCTGGAGCGGTTCTTGCGTTTCTGGCATGCCGCTGAACATGACCCGACCAGTTTCTACGCGCAATTCCGGCACATGTCAGAAGACGAGCTCATCGCATTCGCAAAAACGGTCTGGGCGGGGATCAATCTGCCCAATCTGGAGAACCATATCCTGCCCTTACGCGCGCAGGCCGATCTTGTGGTCCGAAAAGATGAGGCACACGCCGTGAAGATTGCCGCCGATCGCTGGGGCGGCGCCTAG
- a CDS encoding UDP-glucuronic acid decarboxylase family protein, whose translation MHLTPRVLVSGGAGFIGSHLCDRLIDKGYEVLCVDNFFTGTRANIVHLLDSKHFELMRHDVTFPLFVEVDQIYNMACPASPIHYQFDPVQTTKTSVHGAINMLGLAKRTKARILQASTSEVYGDPSVHPQEESYWGNVNPIGPRSCYDEGKRCAETLFFDYYRQHNLDIKVARIFNTYGPRMHPNDGRVVSNFIVQALKGEDITLYGDGQQTRSFCYVDDLVEGLIRLMESPEGVTGPINLGNPGEFTIKELAENVIDLTGSKSKMVNKALPQDDPRQRQPDITLAKTTLDWEPEIVLRTGLTKTIAYFDDLLKQQA comes from the coding sequence ATGCACCTCACTCCCAGAGTTCTTGTCAGCGGCGGCGCTGGCTTTATCGGCAGTCACTTGTGTGACCGACTGATCGATAAAGGCTATGAAGTCCTGTGCGTGGATAATTTTTTCACTGGCACGCGCGCCAATATTGTCCATCTGCTCGATTCAAAACACTTCGAACTGATGCGCCATGATGTGACCTTCCCGCTCTTCGTGGAGGTCGATCAGATCTACAATATGGCCTGCCCGGCCAGCCCCATTCACTATCAGTTTGACCCGGTACAGACGACCAAGACCTCGGTGCATGGCGCGATCAATATGCTCGGCCTGGCCAAGCGCACCAAAGCGCGCATCCTGCAGGCCTCGACCTCGGAAGTATATGGCGATCCCAGCGTGCATCCGCAGGAGGAAAGCTATTGGGGCAATGTCAATCCAATCGGCCCGCGCTCTTGCTATGATGAAGGCAAGCGGTGCGCCGAAACACTGTTCTTCGATTACTATCGCCAGCACAATCTCGACATCAAAGTGGCGCGGATCTTCAATACCTATGGGCCGCGCATGCACCCGAATGATGGCCGCGTCGTGTCGAACTTCATCGTTCAGGCGCTGAAAGGCGAAGACATCACCCTGTACGGCGACGGTCAGCAAACCCGCAGTTTCTGCTATGTCGACGATCTGGTCGAAGGCCTGATCCGTTTGATGGAGAGCCCGGAAGGCGTGACCGGACCGATCAATCTGGGCAACCCCGGTGAATTCACGATCAAGGAACTTGCCGAAAATGTCATCGATCTGACCGGTTCGAAATCGAAAATGGTCAACAAGGCCTTGCCTCAGGATGACCCGCGTCAGCGCCAGCCGGACATCACGCTGGCCAAGACCACGCTCGATTGGGAACCCGAAATCGTCTTGCGGACCGGTTTGACCAAGACCATCGCCTATTTCGACGATCTGTTGAAACAGCAGGCCTAG